The Fibrobacter sp. sequence CGGAGATCGCGGTGGCCACTGGGAGGTGCACGACATGGAGCATCCCAAAACATAACAAACCCTAATTGTGCCTGCAGTGCAGACGCAATTAAAACCGTTTATAACGTTCGCTCTTGCCGAGCGGGCCAGAGGATTATTATGGCAAGAAAAACTGATAAATTGGCTGTCGCGAATATACACCATTCGCGGGGTCAAGGTGATGCTCGATGCCGACCTGGCCGAGATTTATGGATACGAGACGAGATTTTTCAATCGCCAGGTAAAAAATAACATTGATCGATTTGCGGAGGATTTTCGGTTTCAATTGAATGAGGATGAAATGCAAAACTTGATGTGCAAAAAATGCACATCAAGTTGGGGTGGAACACGAAAATTGCCGTATGCCTTCACCGAACAGGGCATCTATATGCTTATGACGGTTTTAAAAGGTGACCTTGCTGTTGATGTTAAAATTTCTACGGCATATTTGCAAAAGTGCCGTAGATTTGTTATATTGTAGGTATGGCAACATACGATGGAAAAGAAGT is a genomic window containing:
- a CDS encoding ORF6N domain-containing protein, producing the protein MLDADLAEIYGYETRFFNRQVKNNIDRFAEDFRFQLNEDEMQNLMCKKCTSSWGGTRKLPYAFTEQGIYMLMTVLKGDLAVDVKISTAYLQKCRRFVIL